In one window of Nocardioides panacisoli DNA:
- a CDS encoding putative quinol monooxygenase gives MSEIHVVATIPIKPEAVEEARSALESLIVATRQEPGVVSYDLYESASAPSTFVMVERYRDQAALDEHMASPHLAAAFAAAEPLLAGEVAIHPLQPVDVG, from the coding sequence ATGAGCGAGATCCATGTCGTGGCCACCATCCCCATCAAGCCCGAGGCCGTCGAGGAGGCTCGCTCCGCGCTCGAGAGCCTCATCGTCGCCACCCGTCAGGAGCCGGGCGTCGTGTCCTACGACCTCTACGAGTCCGCCTCGGCGCCCAGCACCTTCGTCATGGTCGAGCGCTACCGGGACCAAGCGGCGCTGGACGAGCACATGGCCTCGCCCCACCTCGCCGCCGCATTCGCCGCGGCCGAGCCGCTGCTCGCCGGCGAGGTGGCGATCCACCCACTGCAGCCGGTGGACGTCGGCTGA
- a CDS encoding DICT sensory domain-containing protein, with product MTDRRSPAQPLEAELSIGELARRTGLQPAQLRMWEARHGFPVPRRLDSGHRRYRASDAAIIHAVLRRRATGVRLEVAIAEAAASRPPQSPSVFAELRSRHPGLAVHTLRKTTLIAMSHAIEDECFAAADRPLLFGAFQHADFYAPSAGRWSELNRAARATVVFADDWPDTEAAGGPERITLAPDAPMRREWAVVCDAHDSTACLSAWELPGQGDVPDRHREFEAVWTVDPTAVRDAAAVAAHTAAGTGNARAAQLVEELAAKPTARETSPEAVTRLFNRVVSYVDRLTAP from the coding sequence ATGACGGACCGACGCTCCCCCGCGCAACCCCTCGAGGCCGAACTGTCCATCGGCGAACTCGCCCGACGGACAGGGCTCCAGCCTGCGCAGCTACGGATGTGGGAGGCCCGGCACGGGTTCCCCGTGCCGCGGCGCCTGGACAGCGGCCACCGCCGCTACCGCGCCTCGGACGCCGCGATCATCCACGCCGTGCTGCGGCGCAGGGCGACCGGTGTCCGCCTCGAGGTCGCCATCGCCGAGGCCGCGGCGAGCCGGCCGCCGCAGAGTCCGTCGGTGTTCGCCGAGCTCCGCTCCCGCCACCCCGGCCTCGCGGTGCACACGCTGCGCAAGACGACGCTGATCGCGATGTCGCACGCCATCGAGGACGAGTGCTTCGCCGCCGCCGACCGGCCGCTGCTCTTCGGCGCGTTCCAGCACGCCGACTTCTACGCCCCCTCCGCCGGCCGTTGGTCCGAGCTCAACCGTGCCGCGCGGGCGACGGTGGTGTTCGCCGACGACTGGCCGGACACCGAGGCGGCCGGCGGGCCGGAGCGGATCACGCTCGCCCCGGACGCGCCGATGCGCCGGGAGTGGGCGGTCGTGTGCGATGCCCACGACAGCACCGCCTGCCTCTCCGCCTGGGAGCTGCCCGGCCAGGGCGACGTGCCGGACCGCCACCGTGAGTTCGAGGCGGTGTGGACCGTCGACCCGACCGCCGTCCGCGATGCGGCCGCCGTCGCCGCCCACACCGCGGCCGGCACCGGCAACGCCCGAGCGGCGCAGCTGGTCGAGGAGCTGGCGGCCAAGCCCACGGCAAGGGAGACCTCACCGGAGGCCGTCACGCGCCTCTTCAACCGCGTCGTCTCCTACGTCGACCGGCTCACCGCTCCCTGA
- a CDS encoding class I SAM-dependent methyltransferase, whose translation MLPGRGPLNPLTRLPGIGGWDEDPAWASVYDWTVEHPRLGGLLWRVGIHSDLRKLYAATAEIGRLPAGSRVLDVPCGGGVGLRGVRPGQGIDYVAADIAPAMLARTRRAAVRRGVADQVTTTVADVATLPFGDAAFDRVLTLTGLHCFPEPRAAIHEMARVLAPGGVLAGSALLNDTGPWHEHVRIGGRLIGVLGPGCTGSEVVDWLTEAGMRDVTLERSGAIAYFRGVRGI comes from the coding sequence ATGCTGCCGGGCCGCGGCCCGCTGAACCCGCTCACCCGCCTGCCGGGGATCGGTGGCTGGGACGAGGACCCCGCGTGGGCGTCGGTCTACGACTGGACCGTGGAGCACCCGCGCCTCGGGGGACTCCTCTGGCGGGTCGGCATCCACAGTGACCTGCGCAAGCTGTACGCCGCCACTGCAGAGATCGGTCGTCTGCCGGCGGGCAGCCGTGTCCTCGACGTCCCCTGTGGCGGTGGGGTCGGACTGCGTGGCGTCCGGCCCGGGCAGGGGATCGACTACGTCGCCGCCGACATCGCTCCGGCGATGCTGGCGCGGACCCGCCGTGCCGCCGTACGCCGCGGCGTGGCCGACCAGGTCACGACCACGGTGGCCGACGTGGCGACGTTGCCGTTCGGGGACGCCGCCTTCGACCGCGTGCTGACCCTCACCGGGCTGCACTGCTTCCCCGAGCCACGGGCCGCGATCCACGAGATGGCGCGGGTTCTGGCCCCGGGAGGAGTGCTCGCGGGCAGCGCGCTGCTCAACGACACGGGTCCGTGGCACGAGCACGTGCGCATCGGTGGGCGCCTGATCGGCGTCCTCGGTCCCGGCTGCACCGGGAGTGAGGTCGTCGACTGGCTGACCGAGGCGGGGATGCGGGACGTGACCCTGGAGCGCAGCGGCGCGATCGCCTACTTCCGCGGTGTCCGCGGCATCTGA
- a CDS encoding inorganic diphosphatase, with amino-acid sequence MEFDVLVEIPKGSRNKYEVDHESGRMRLDRFLFTSTMYPADYGYIENTLGQDGDPLDAMVLLQEPTFPGCLIECRAIGMFRMTDEAGGDDKVLCVPSGDPRMEHLRDIAHVAKFDRLEIQHFFEVYKDLEPGKSVEGADWVGHNEAEEEIQASIERFKANGGH; translated from the coding sequence CTGGAGTTCGACGTACTGGTGGAGATCCCCAAGGGGAGCCGGAACAAGTACGAGGTCGACCACGAGTCCGGGCGCATGCGCCTGGACCGGTTCCTGTTCACCTCCACGATGTACCCCGCCGACTACGGCTACATCGAGAACACCCTCGGTCAGGACGGCGACCCGCTCGACGCGATGGTCCTGCTGCAGGAGCCGACCTTCCCGGGCTGCCTCATCGAGTGCCGTGCCATCGGCATGTTCCGCATGACCGACGAGGCCGGCGGCGACGACAAGGTGCTGTGCGTCCCCTCGGGCGACCCGCGCATGGAGCACCTGCGCGACATCGCCCACGTGGCGAAGTTCGACCGCCTCGAGATCCAGCACTTCTTCGAGGTCTACAAGGACCTCGAGCCCGGCAAGTCCGTCGAGGGTGCGGACTGGGTCGGCCACAACGAGGCCGAGGAGGAGATCCAGGCCTCCATCGAGCGCTTCAAGGCCAACGGCGGCCACTGA
- the tilS gene encoding tRNA lysidine(34) synthetase TilS, giving the protein MALPPAVAACRHGVRRSVADLPPGQTVLVACSGGPDSTALAAAAVHEGRRAGLRVVGVTVDHGLQDGSAARAEQVREQLLALGCAEAYAVPVTVAAVGDGPEGAARRARYAALDRLADDLGAACVLVGHTRDDQAETVLLGLARGSGPRAVAGMAAQRGRVRRPLLDVPRVDTLAACAAAGLETWHDPHNDDPAFARVRVRRHLLPALEAQLGPGVADALARTAGLVREDAEALDALARAAYDRLQVPAGPTAAAGAGGRACRDPAVGLAVAELLEQPRAVATRVLRLAAVDAGAIDGELSHVHVRALWDLATGEVRGEVQLPGHLSARRDGGAIRLTRTDVPS; this is encoded by the coding sequence GTGGCACTCCCGCCGGCCGTCGCCGCCTGCCGGCACGGCGTACGCCGCAGCGTGGCGGACCTGCCGCCGGGCCAGACCGTCCTCGTGGCCTGCTCCGGCGGGCCGGACTCGACCGCCCTGGCCGCCGCGGCTGTCCACGAGGGGCGCCGGGCAGGTCTCCGCGTCGTCGGGGTGACCGTCGACCACGGCCTGCAGGACGGCTCGGCCGCGCGCGCCGAGCAGGTCCGCGAGCAGTTGCTCGCGCTCGGGTGCGCCGAGGCGTACGCCGTGCCGGTGACGGTGGCAGCGGTCGGTGACGGCCCCGAGGGCGCTGCCCGGCGCGCCCGCTACGCGGCCCTCGACCGCCTCGCCGACGACCTCGGCGCCGCCTGCGTGCTGGTGGGGCACACCCGCGACGACCAGGCCGAGACCGTCCTGCTCGGCCTCGCGCGTGGCTCCGGGCCGCGGGCCGTCGCGGGCATGGCAGCCCAGCGCGGGCGGGTGCGGCGTCCGTTGCTCGACGTCCCGCGCGTCGACACCCTCGCCGCCTGCGCCGCCGCCGGTCTCGAGACCTGGCACGACCCGCACAACGACGACCCCGCCTTCGCCCGGGTGCGCGTACGCCGCCACCTGCTGCCGGCGCTGGAGGCGCAGCTCGGCCCCGGCGTCGCCGACGCGCTCGCACGCACGGCCGGCCTGGTGCGCGAGGACGCCGAGGCGCTCGACGCGCTGGCCCGGGCGGCGTACGACCGCCTGCAGGTCCCGGCGGGCCCGACCGCAGCGGCCGGCGCCGGTGGTCGAGCCTGTCGAGACCCCGCTGTCGGGCTCGCCGTGGCCGAGCTCCTCGAGCAGCCACGCGCCGTCGCGACCCGCGTGCTCCGGCTGGCCGCCGTCGACGCCGGCGCGATCGACGGCGAGCTGTCCCACGTGCACGTGCGCGCCCTGTGGGACCTGGCGACGGGGGAGGTCCGGGGCGAGGTGCAGCTCCCGGGCCACCTCTCGGCCCGTCGCGACGGAGGCGCGATCCGCCTCACACGCACCGATGTGCCATCCTGA
- a CDS encoding acyl-CoA dehydrogenase codes for MATTEPATDETTVPDIGIDVPALTELLDGEYADVRQRVRKVLPEYASVLEDAETLPHGEFRERVLEVVRELADTGHVALGFPEEYGGGGDIGASIAAFETLAYGDLSVWVKVGVQFGLFGGAILQLGTERHHERYLEPLIKGELLGCFAMTETGHGSNVQALGTTATYVPETDEFEIHTPDEQSGKDYIGNAARHGQYAVVFAQLHVAGESHGVHALVVPIRDDAGEALPGVRIEDDGIKMGLNGVDNGRLWFDRVRVRRTALLNQFADVTEDGRYTSEIESDNKRFFTTLGTLVQGRVSVGAAGVSASKVALTIATEYALQRRQFEATTDDEEELLLDYGLHQRRLFPLLARTYALHFGQEVLTSRLHEVFSGLTSEESERRQLESRAAGTKALATWHATRTIQECREACGGAGYLSVNRFAALKADTDVFATFEGDNHVLLQLVAKALLSDYSSDFEDLDQVGMVRFVAGLAVDTVLEKTRVHQLLERIKDAFGDGDDWDQAAGLLDPEYHMAMFVFREEHLIGSAARRLKRGIDAGMNPGEVFSRVQPHVIAAARAHVERMVMEAFIEKTAALPEGDLKVGLNLLCDLHALSSIEADRAWFIEHGRLSSTRSKAITREVDDLCRRIRPHALDFVRAFDIPREMLRADALLREV; via the coding sequence ATGGCCACCACCGAGCCCGCGACCGACGAGACCACCGTCCCCGACATCGGCATCGACGTCCCCGCGCTGACCGAGCTGCTCGACGGCGAGTACGCCGACGTGCGCCAGCGGGTGCGCAAGGTGCTCCCGGAGTACGCCTCGGTCCTGGAGGATGCCGAGACCCTGCCGCACGGCGAGTTCCGCGAGCGGGTGCTGGAGGTGGTGCGCGAGCTGGCGGACACCGGACACGTCGCGCTCGGCTTCCCCGAGGAGTACGGCGGGGGCGGCGACATCGGCGCCTCCATCGCGGCGTTCGAGACCCTCGCCTACGGCGACCTGTCGGTGTGGGTGAAGGTCGGCGTGCAGTTCGGGCTGTTCGGTGGCGCGATCCTGCAGCTGGGGACCGAGCGCCACCACGAGCGTTACCTCGAGCCGTTGATCAAGGGCGAGCTGCTGGGCTGCTTCGCCATGACCGAGACCGGTCACGGCAGCAACGTGCAGGCGCTGGGCACCACGGCCACCTACGTGCCCGAGACCGACGAGTTCGAGATCCACACCCCTGATGAGCAGTCGGGCAAGGACTACATCGGCAACGCCGCCCGCCACGGCCAGTACGCCGTGGTGTTCGCCCAGCTGCACGTCGCCGGGGAGTCCCACGGTGTCCATGCCCTCGTGGTGCCGATCCGCGACGACGCCGGGGAGGCGCTGCCCGGTGTCCGGATCGAGGACGACGGCATCAAGATGGGGCTCAACGGCGTCGACAACGGCCGCCTCTGGTTCGACCGCGTCCGCGTCCGGCGTACGGCGCTGCTCAACCAGTTCGCCGACGTCACCGAGGACGGTCGCTACACCAGCGAGATCGAGAGCGACAACAAGCGCTTCTTCACCACGCTCGGCACCCTCGTGCAGGGCCGGGTGTCGGTCGGCGCGGCCGGCGTGAGTGCGTCGAAGGTGGCGTTGACGATCGCGACCGAGTACGCCCTGCAGCGTCGTCAGTTCGAGGCGACCACCGACGACGAGGAAGAGTTGCTGCTCGACTACGGGCTGCACCAGCGCCGCCTCTTCCCGCTGCTGGCGCGCACCTATGCGCTGCACTTCGGGCAGGAGGTCCTGACCTCGCGACTGCACGAGGTCTTCTCCGGCCTGACCTCGGAGGAGAGCGAGCGCCGACAGCTGGAGTCCCGCGCGGCAGGGACGAAGGCACTGGCGACCTGGCACGCGACGCGCACCATCCAGGAGTGCCGTGAGGCGTGCGGTGGTGCCGGCTACCTCTCGGTCAACCGGTTCGCCGCGCTCAAGGCCGACACCGACGTCTTCGCCACCTTCGAGGGCGACAACCACGTGCTGCTCCAGCTCGTCGCCAAGGCGCTGCTCTCGGACTACTCCAGCGATTTCGAGGACCTGGACCAGGTCGGCATGGTGCGTTTCGTGGCGGGGCTCGCCGTCGACACCGTCCTGGAGAAGACGCGGGTGCACCAGCTGCTGGAGCGCATCAAGGACGCGTTCGGCGACGGTGACGACTGGGACCAGGCGGCCGGACTGCTGGACCCGGAGTACCACATGGCGATGTTCGTGTTCCGCGAGGAGCACCTCATCGGCAGCGCCGCTCGTCGGCTCAAGCGCGGGATCGACGCCGGCATGAACCCGGGCGAGGTCTTCTCCCGGGTGCAGCCGCACGTCATCGCCGCGGCCCGCGCCCACGTGGAGCGGATGGTGATGGAGGCCTTCATCGAGAAGACCGCCGCCCTGCCCGAGGGTGACCTCAAGGTGGGCCTGAACCTGCTGTGCGACCTGCACGCGCTGTCCTCGATCGAGGCCGACCGCGCCTGGTTCATCGAGCACGGGCGCCTCTCCAGCACCCGCTCGAAGGCGATCACCCGCGAGGTCGACGACCTGTGCCGCCGCATCCGGCCGCACGCGCTGGACTTCGTCCGCGCGTTCGACATCCCCCGCGAGATGCTGCGCGCCGACGCCCTGCTCCGGGAGGTCTGA
- the hpt gene encoding hypoxanthine phosphoribosyltransferase: MDAAHVDDDLVEVLFTEKQIHDRLGELAADIERDYDGKDLLIVGVLRGAVMVMADLARALGRHVEMDWMAVSSYGSGTKSSGVVRILKDLDTDISGRHVLIVDEVIDTGLTLSWLTSNLNSRNPASVEICTLLRKPEAQQMPVQARYVGWDIGEEFVVGYGLDYRENYRNLRDIGTLAPHVYS, from the coding sequence ATGGACGCAGCCCACGTCGACGACGACCTGGTCGAGGTGCTCTTCACCGAGAAGCAGATCCACGATCGCCTCGGTGAGCTCGCCGCCGACATCGAGCGTGACTACGACGGCAAGGACCTGCTCATCGTCGGCGTGCTGCGCGGCGCGGTCATGGTGATGGCCGACCTCGCCCGGGCGCTCGGCCGGCACGTCGAGATGGACTGGATGGCGGTGTCGTCCTACGGCTCCGGCACCAAGTCCTCCGGTGTGGTGCGGATCCTCAAGGACCTCGACACCGACATCTCCGGGCGCCACGTGCTGATCGTGGACGAGGTCATCGACACCGGCCTCACGCTGAGCTGGCTGACCTCGAACCTGAACTCGCGCAACCCGGCGAGCGTGGAGATCTGCACGCTGCTGCGCAAGCCCGAGGCCCAGCAGATGCCGGTGCAGGCGCGCTACGTCGGCTGGGACATCGGCGAGGAGTTCGTGGTCGGCTACGGCCTGGACTACCGCGAGAACTACCGCAACCTGCGCGACATCGGCACCCTGGCGCCCCACGTCTACTCCTGA
- a CDS encoding zinc-dependent metalloprotease, protein MTHAASPAAPAMVDWQFAKGLAARLAGDGPEVSRAEAAAVVAELREDANRSTGYVRDFTGLDATEGTAPILVVDRPGWIQANAEALEIASGPLIEKVRDSGDRSDGGGLTTAVGSKVTGAEVGGLLGFLAGKVLGQFDPFHEPAGRLLLVAPNVVHVERQLDVDPHDFRLWVCLHEETHRVQFTAVPWMREHLFGEIAAISETIEPAGFLDGGLERIADAVKAGRSGASVVEMFSTPAQREILDRVTGMMSLLEGHADVVMDDVGPQVIPSVAEIRKKFTKRRQGVGTLDRLLRRLLGLDAKMAQYRDGAKFVRAVVDRVGMEQFNAVWDGPENLPTKDDLADPDAWIRRVL, encoded by the coding sequence ATGACTCACGCAGCCTCGCCCGCAGCGCCCGCGATGGTGGACTGGCAGTTCGCCAAGGGCCTGGCCGCGCGCCTCGCCGGAGACGGCCCGGAGGTCTCCCGCGCCGAGGCCGCCGCCGTCGTTGCCGAGCTGCGTGAGGACGCGAACAGGTCCACCGGCTACGTCCGTGACTTCACCGGCCTGGACGCCACCGAGGGCACCGCCCCGATCCTGGTGGTGGACCGCCCCGGCTGGATCCAGGCCAACGCCGAGGCGCTCGAGATCGCCTCCGGCCCCCTGATCGAGAAGGTCCGCGACTCCGGCGACCGGTCCGACGGTGGCGGTCTCACCACGGCGGTCGGCTCCAAGGTGACCGGTGCGGAGGTCGGCGGCCTGCTGGGCTTCCTCGCCGGCAAGGTGCTGGGCCAGTTCGACCCCTTCCACGAGCCGGCCGGACGGCTCCTGCTCGTGGCGCCCAACGTCGTCCACGTCGAGCGGCAGCTCGACGTCGACCCCCACGACTTCCGGCTGTGGGTCTGCCTGCACGAGGAGACCCACCGGGTGCAGTTCACCGCCGTGCCCTGGATGCGCGAGCACCTGTTCGGCGAGATCGCCGCCATCAGCGAGACCATCGAGCCGGCCGGGTTCCTCGACGGCGGGCTGGAGCGCATCGCCGACGCCGTCAAGGCCGGGCGCAGCGGAGCCAGCGTGGTGGAGATGTTCTCCACGCCCGCACAGCGCGAGATTCTCGACCGGGTCACCGGCATGATGTCGCTGCTGGAGGGCCACGCCGACGTGGTGATGGATGACGTGGGCCCGCAGGTCATCCCCAGCGTCGCCGAGATCCGCAAGAAGTTCACCAAGCGCCGCCAGGGTGTCGGCACCCTCGACCGGCTGCTGCGCCGCCTCCTCGGCCTGGACGCCAAGATGGCGCAGTACCGCGACGGCGCCAAGTTCGTCCGCGCCGTCGTCGACCGGGTCGGCATGGAGCAGTTCAACGCCGTGTGGGACGGCCCCGAGAACCTGCCCACCAAGGACGACCTCGCCGACCCCGACGCGTGGATCCGTCGGGTCCTCTGA
- the dacB gene encoding D-alanyl-D-alanine carboxypeptidase/D-alanyl-D-alanine endopeptidase — protein MGRGTTSSRRPLRWIAGFLCVVLVAAGAVAWQLGYAEQWWERWRGEDPAATPAEVEPPPAVEVPDVTTPRSVGRPAIARGTVDVDVVDEILDDYFADPDVGPHALAAVAPLRGDLPGHERVRGGARAVPASTTKVVTSAVALRLLGGDHRFTTRTVLEPGGGAPRVVLVGGGDPYLSAARYRPDRSATFDFGRQSVAKLARRTAAELVERGVTRIRLAHDASLFAGPGGHPTWREDPRLEVGGYLEDGVIAPISALWMDQGAVRNGSGRESDPPAAATQFLAEQLRERGIDVRLVGSATAGADAQDLVALRSAPLSDIVHRLLEVSDNAAAEVLLRHIGLAAEGEGSFAAGERGVRRTLANAGIRMGDSVLHDGSGLSRDSRVTPALLIDVIRWLADPARPELRQVLTSLPVAGFTGSLRDRLSEAPPVGLGRVRAKTGTLTGVSSLAGIVQDRDGRVMAFVLMADRIPEDEDLAARQAQDAAAAALGGCRCG, from the coding sequence ATGGGCCGTGGCACGACCTCCTCCCGTCGTCCCCTCCGCTGGATCGCCGGGTTCCTGTGCGTCGTCCTCGTCGCGGCGGGCGCCGTCGCCTGGCAGTTGGGCTACGCCGAGCAGTGGTGGGAGCGCTGGCGGGGAGAGGATCCGGCCGCGACGCCGGCCGAGGTGGAGCCGCCGCCGGCGGTCGAGGTGCCGGACGTGACCACGCCGCGGTCGGTGGGGCGTCCCGCGATCGCGCGCGGCACGGTCGACGTCGATGTCGTCGACGAGATCCTCGACGACTACTTCGCCGACCCCGACGTCGGGCCGCACGCCCTGGCCGCCGTCGCGCCCCTGCGTGGCGACCTGCCCGGCCACGAGCGTGTCCGCGGCGGAGCGCGGGCGGTCCCGGCGTCCACGACGAAGGTGGTCACCTCCGCGGTCGCCCTCCGCCTGCTCGGCGGGGACCACCGCTTCACCACCCGCACCGTGCTCGAGCCGGGTGGCGGGGCGCCGCGCGTCGTCCTCGTCGGTGGCGGCGACCCGTACCTGTCCGCCGCCCGCTACCGCCCGGACCGGTCGGCGACCTTCGACTTCGGCCGGCAGAGCGTGGCCAAGCTGGCGCGACGTACGGCGGCCGAGCTGGTCGAGCGTGGCGTCACGCGCATCCGGCTCGCCCACGACGCGAGCCTGTTCGCCGGTCCCGGTGGCCACCCGACGTGGCGGGAGGACCCGCGGCTGGAGGTCGGGGGCTACCTCGAGGACGGCGTGATCGCCCCGATCAGTGCGCTGTGGATGGACCAGGGCGCCGTGCGCAACGGGTCCGGACGCGAGTCCGACCCGCCTGCCGCGGCGACGCAGTTCCTCGCCGAGCAGCTGCGCGAGCGGGGCATCGACGTCCGGCTGGTCGGGTCGGCCACCGCCGGTGCCGACGCCCAGGACCTGGTCGCGCTGCGCAGCGCGCCGCTGTCGGACATCGTCCACCGGCTGCTGGAGGTGAGCGACAACGCGGCCGCCGAGGTGCTGCTGCGCCACATCGGGCTCGCCGCGGAGGGGGAGGGCTCCTTCGCCGCCGGCGAACGCGGCGTACGCCGCACCCTGGCCAATGCCGGCATCCGCATGGGCGACAGCGTGCTCCACGACGGCAGCGGTCTCTCCCGCGACAGCCGGGTCACGCCCGCCCTGCTCATCGATGTGATCCGGTGGCTCGCCGACCCGGCCCGTCCCGAGCTGCGGCAGGTGCTGACCAGCCTGCCGGTGGCCGGCTTCACGGGGTCGTTGCGCGACCGGCTGTCCGAGGCGCCGCCGGTGGGGCTCGGCCGGGTCCGTGCCAAGACCGGCACGCTCACCGGGGTGTCCTCGCTGGCCGGCATCGTGCAGGACCGCGACGGGCGCGTGATGGCCTTCGTGCTGATGGCCGATCGCATCCCCGAGGACGAGGACCTCGCCGCGCGGCAGGCACAGGACGCGGCCGCCGCGGCGCTGGGTGGGTGTCGGTGCGGTTGA
- a CDS encoding phosphatase PAP2 family protein — translation MYRRAYSLLIGSAVCMFGMAFLVSTVYERPLVEPEGKLLGPSLTWLLELFGALPTNTVLLSLVLLVDVVFRALTILLAALLADLVARSLWQSRGKFSQIQPMARARFASHWTRERMTLVVLGIVCFYITYVSYRNLKSNLPFVRPDPSRAPGEVKPLSYDRELHIMDRVLFFGNDPSDVMHAIFGTTISAHVLSQIYLTYLPLVVVLVTVWVVWSRNISFGYWFVTSQVVGWSLGTLSYYLLPTLGPGIEYPSEYAGLAHTPTTDLMEGIKASREQFLYDNSVEGLLNSVAGFASLHVAITLLWALMVQYTIRSKVLHWVFWVNFGLTVIATIYFGWHYVADDVAGIAIAVIAFYLGGIASGQKFDKGFHSHPTTTTSKVPID, via the coding sequence GTGTACCGCCGCGCCTACAGCCTGCTCATCGGCTCCGCCGTGTGCATGTTCGGCATGGCGTTCCTGGTCTCGACCGTCTACGAGCGACCACTGGTCGAGCCGGAGGGCAAGCTGCTCGGTCCGTCGCTGACCTGGTTGCTGGAGCTGTTCGGCGCGCTGCCGACCAACACAGTGCTGTTGAGCCTCGTGCTGCTGGTCGACGTCGTCTTCCGTGCCCTGACGATCCTGCTCGCGGCGCTGCTGGCCGATCTCGTGGCGCGGTCGCTGTGGCAGTCGCGCGGCAAGTTCTCCCAGATCCAGCCGATGGCACGGGCGCGGTTCGCCAGCCACTGGACCCGGGAACGGATGACCCTGGTGGTGCTGGGCATCGTGTGCTTCTACATCACCTACGTCAGCTACCGGAACCTCAAGTCGAACCTGCCGTTCGTGCGTCCCGACCCGTCCCGCGCCCCGGGCGAGGTCAAGCCGCTGTCGTATGACCGCGAGCTGCACATCATGGACCGGGTGCTGTTCTTCGGCAACGACCCGTCCGACGTCATGCACGCCATCTTCGGCACCACGATCTCCGCGCACGTCCTCTCGCAGATCTATCTCACCTACCTGCCGCTGGTCGTGGTCCTGGTCACGGTGTGGGTCGTCTGGTCCCGCAACATCTCCTTCGGCTACTGGTTCGTGACCTCGCAGGTGGTCGGCTGGTCCCTGGGCACGCTGTCCTACTACCTGCTGCCCACGCTCGGCCCGGGCATCGAGTACCCCTCGGAGTACGCCGGTCTGGCCCACACCCCCACCACCGACCTGATGGAGGGGATCAAGGCCTCACGCGAGCAGTTCCTCTACGACAACTCCGTCGAGGGCCTGCTCAACTCCGTGGCCGGGTTCGCCAGCCTGCACGTCGCGATCACCCTGCTGTGGGCGCTGATGGTGCAGTACACGATCCGCTCCAAGGTGCTGCACTGGGTGTTCTGGGTGAACTTCGGACTCACCGTCATCGCCACGATCTACTTCGGCTGGCACTACGTCGCCGACGACGTCGCCGGCATCGCGATCGCGGTCATCGCCTTCTACCTCGGCGGGATCGCCAGCGGCCAGAAGTTCGACAAGGGCTTCCACTCCCACCCGACGACGACCACCTCCAAGGTGCCGATCGACTGA